The sequence below is a genomic window from Phycisphaerae bacterium.
ATCGTGTTGTACGGATAGGCCGGATTAAAGACGGCCCGAAGCATGAGCCGCGCGACCTTGTAGAACGGATCGTCGGGCTTCGCGCCGATGTAGGGCCGATCCGCCGGATTGGCGTCGACATAGACATAGTCGCCGTTGTTGACGCCCAAGTCGCGCGCCGCCTGCGGGTTGATGTGCATCTGCTGCTCGCCGACATAGGGCGAACGCTTGTCCATGCGGTGCGGGTCGCCGAAGCTGCTATCGTAGATCATGTGCCAGTCGACGTTGCTCCATGTCGAGTGCACGCGATGCCGCGTTTTTGGCGTCAGGCAGAAGAACTTGAAGCCGCGCCCCCAGAGGAAGTTCTGCGTCTGCCGGACCTGTTTCCATGGCATCTTGATGTTGCGGACGGTCCGCTGGTCCCAATGCTCGGCGTCGGGCGAGATGCCGTAGTCGTTGGGCCGCACGTAGGGATTGCTCGACACGATCACGTTCGGCAGGTAGGGCGTGGCCTCCGCGCCTTCGCGGTGGACGATGAAGTTTTCGCCGTATTCGATCGCCTCGGGGACGTCGCTGTAGGAATTGAGCCGGCCGGTATCGGTGTAGAACGGCTCGTCGCAGTTGATCTGCTCCCAGAAGGGAATCCGCGGGTAGGTGCGGAAGAGCATTAGCGCCGAGCCCGGCGGGCCGTATTTGCCGGCCATGATGTCGTCCAGCTTGTACCCGCAGGTCGTCGTGCACGTATCCAGCAGTCGCTGAATGTAGATGCCGCGTTTGCCCTCGTGCTCGAACTTGAAGTAATCGTAGAACTTCTGCTTCCACGCCCCGCCGAGTTCCTCGCCCACGGCCTTGGCGATGTTCGCCAGGATCCAGAGGTCGTCCCGCGTATCGAAAACGGGCTTGATCCCTCCCTTCCAGATTTGCAGAAATGGATTCGAGCACGACGCCGTCACTTCCAGATCCTGAAACTCCACCCAACTGTTGGCCGGCAGTCCGAAGTCGGAGTATTGCACCGACGACGTCATCACGATGTCCTGCGCGATGATCATCTCGATGTTCGGGTTGACGTTCTTGAACATCTCGTAGGCGTGCTTGGCGTTGTTGAACAGATTGACGTTCGTGAAGTGCAGGGCCTTGGTCGGCGTCGGCATGTGGGTCTGACCGGTAAATATCTTCCGGCCCGCCTTGGGCGTATCCACGATCAGCGGTCGGTCGCCGTGGTTCCAATAGGCCGGTTCTTCGTCCTTTGTGTAGCCGTGCGCGTGGATCTCCTTGCCGTGCGCCTTCTCGTCGAGGTTCGCCTCGAACGGGTCCTCTGCGACCCAGCCCTTGAAGCCCGGGCCGGTGATGGCGCTGCCCTGGAATAGCGCGGCCTTGTAGTTACCTGCCCAGCCGTGAACGCCAGCGCCCTTTTTTCCAATGTTGCCGGTCAGCAGCATCGGCAACAGCGCCGAGCGATTGGCCTCCGTCGCATGGAACCAGTGGTTGATGCCCTCGCCCTGATGAATCGCCACGGGGCCGCCGCTCTTCGTGGTTTCCCAGATGTCTTTCGCGAGTTGCTCGATCTGCTCTTTCGGCGAGTGCGTGATCTCCGCGACACTGTCGAGGTCGTAGTCCTTGAGGTGTATGCGATACATCGACCAAAGCGTCATGACCTCGACCGACGACCCGTCGACCAGCTTGATCGTCCACTTGCCGTCCAGCGCGGGGTCGATGCCCTTGGCGGTGAGTCGTTTCCCGACGTCGTCGCGCGTGATCGCGGCCGGCTTGCCCGACTTGGCGTCCCACACGACGCGATCGCCAATCTTCTCGTATTGATCCGGCTTAAGACCCTGAATCTTCATGCTGGCCCCGTCGGCCTTCAGTGCGCCCTTGTAACCGGGGAAGACCTCGTCCGCGCGGAGCCGCTTAAGCGTGTCGGTCCGAACGAGCAGCGGGAAGTCCGTGAATTCTTTCACAAATTTTTCGTCAAACCAACTATTGTCGATCATCAAGCGCGTGACACCGAGCCACAGCGCCGCATCCGTCGCCGGACGAATCGGGATCCAGTAGTCCGCCTTCGTGCTCGGCGCTCCGTACTCCGGGGCAATGACGACGATCCGACCGCCGCGTTCCATGCACTCGATGAACCAGTGCGAGTCGGGCAGCTTGTTCTCCACCAGGTTCTTGCCATCCATGATGATGAGCTTGCTGAAGCGCAGGTCGTTGAAATCGCAGTCGGAGTTTTGCAGACCGTGCACCCAGGGCTGCCCCGGCGTCTGGTCGCCGTGCCAGGTGTAATTGCTCCAGTTGCGGCCTGCCCGGGCCTTGTCGGGACCGACGTTGCGGATAGCGGCATCGAGCATGGCCATCGAATTGTTCAGCCGGTACATGCCGTACTTGCCAATCACGCCGAGCAGGCCCATGCCGCCGCGCATCTTGAGCGTCCGCGTCCCCGCGCCGCCCATCTCCGCGATCATCTCCTCGGGGTAGCTCTGCGCGCGAAGCAGCTTCGCGCCAGCGTCGCCGCTGTAACGCTTGGCGATCGCAAGGTACCCCTTCGCGATGTACTTCAGCGCGCTGTCCCAGTCGATCCGCAGTTGAACATCCGTCCCCCGGCTGTCGAACTTATAATTGGTCTTGTTCTCCGCCGTCAGCTCCGGGAAGCCATCATCGGCCCATTGCTTCCAGCCTTTGCGAATAATCGGGTGCTTCAGGCGGTAGGGCCCGTAGAGGAGGCGATGAAACGTGTACCCCTTCGCACACTGCCGCGGGTTCCAGTTCGCCGTCGCTTTGTTGCCGTACAGATCGCTGTAGTTCTCGTAGTCGTACTGCGTACCCATCCGAACGATGATGCCGTTACGCGTGTACGCCTTGACGCGGCAGGCGTGCGTATCGTTCGGCGAGCAGACCCAACTGAACGAACCGTCGTAGGCATATTGATCGCGGTAGATCTTTTCCCAGTCGCGGGCCGGATAGCCGCCCAGTGGATTGCCTACGTCCGGTCGCGCCGCGAGGGCCTTGAGCGACCATGTCAGCACACTGCTGCCGCCGATGGCCGTCAGGCAGCCCGCCTGGATAAGTTCCCGTCGAGATAGACCTGCGTTTTTGGGGTTCGACATGGTGTCGCTCCAGTATGAGGCCGGCCGCATTCGATGGGCCGGCGCAGTTCGTTACTCAATGACCATCTTCTGCCAGATGCTGATGTTCTTCTTTCCGTCGCGATCGCCGGCCTTTCCATCCCAGATGGCAAACGACACCGGCAGATAGTCGCCGGAGGAGAACGCCCGTTCGTCCGCGTTGTTCGCGGAGTGCTCGTGATCGCACGGTAGTTCCAGCGTTCGCTGCATCTGCACCATCCATACGCCGCGCTCGTAAACGGCCTGTCCCTGGACCATCTGGACGTTGGCCGGCTTACCGGACAGCGTCCCCGGCCCTCGCGCCACCAGGCACTCCACCGGCGTCTTCAACGTCGGATCCGCTACGAGATTGCCCGCGCCCCACGCGCTGATGAACTCCGGGTTGTGCTCGGTCACCTTGCCGTGCGGCCAATCCACCGACGACATGTCCTTCGCGCGAATCGGGCACTCGCCATACATGTCCGCCGCGCGTTGCGGGAACGCGGCGTCGACGTCCTGATATCCCTCGGCGATGTTCTTCTGCCGATCCGCCTTCCACATCCAGATGTTCACGCCGCCGTGATCGGTCTTGTCGCCCATGTAAAAAGGCGGATCGCTGGACAACGAAAACTGGATCGCCACGGCATCGCGGAATTCCTCCACCTTGACGGCTCGATCGTCCTGCGTCGCATCGAGCCACGTCATTCGCAGCGCGAGTTCCTCGCCATTGTGCAGGGCCTGCACCACCAATCCCTCCACGCGCTCGTCCGTCCACCACAGCGGCGTCATGCCAACATAGAGCGGTCGGGCCTGGCCCCAGCCCGAATCCTTGGGGCCCACGGGCAACGGGCCGCTGACTTTGGAAGCCGTGAATGTGCCCTGATGGAGCTGCGCACGATCTTGCGAACCCTCGCGAGCCAACGATTGGACGTAGTGGATCAGGTCCCACACCTCGTCGTCGGTATAGGTCCCTTCCGACGCGGGCATCGGCGTTCCGGGCATGCCTTTCATGATGCGACAATAAAGATCGGGCCCGTCCATGCCACCCTTGAAAATCCCGTTGACGAATGATCGCGGTGGATCGGGAAATCCTTCCTCATCAAACTTCACCGCCTCGGGCAGCGGATGGCCGTCGGGACCGTGACAGGACGCGCACGCCTCCAGATATACGCGCCGCCCGTTGAACCATCGCAAATCGTCCGACTTCGGCTCGGGCGGCACGACGATTGCCGGACCTGGATGCGTCCGCTCGGCAAGCAGTTCCGGAACTTCCGCCGACTTGAATGTGCCGTCCTTGACGCCGAGTTCCAACTCGGCCTTCACGGCCGCTTCGCGGATGGAGCGGAGATAGGCAACCAGCGCCTTCAGGTCTGCCACGGGTAAGTGGCCCCACGGCGGCATCGCCGAACCGGGCATCCCGCGGATGATGGTGCGTTCCAGGTCGGCATCCGAAGGGACCTGATTCTGCGTCGTGACGAGTTTGAACTTGCCCTTGAGGAAATTGCGCGGCCGGGGGTTCATCAGATACGCGAACGGTCCCGCGCCGTC
It includes:
- a CDS encoding molybdopterin-dependent oxidoreductase, which translates into the protein MSNPKNAGLSRRELIQAGCLTAIGGSSVLTWSLKALAARPDVGNPLGGYPARDWEKIYRDQYAYDGSFSWVCSPNDTHACRVKAYTRNGIIVRMGTQYDYENYSDLYGNKATANWNPRQCAKGYTFHRLLYGPYRLKHPIIRKGWKQWADDGFPELTAENKTNYKFDSRGTDVQLRIDWDSALKYIAKGYLAIAKRYSGDAGAKLLRAQSYPEEMIAEMGGAGTRTLKMRGGMGLLGVIGKYGMYRLNNSMAMLDAAIRNVGPDKARAGRNWSNYTWHGDQTPGQPWVHGLQNSDCDFNDLRFSKLIIMDGKNLVENKLPDSHWFIECMERGGRIVVIAPEYGAPSTKADYWIPIRPATDAALWLGVTRLMIDNSWFDEKFVKEFTDFPLLVRTDTLKRLRADEVFPGYKGALKADGASMKIQGLKPDQYEKIGDRVVWDAKSGKPAAITRDDVGKRLTAKGIDPALDGKWTIKLVDGSSVEVMTLWSMYRIHLKDYDLDSVAEITHSPKEQIEQLAKDIWETTKSGGPVAIHQGEGINHWFHATEANRSALLPMLLTGNIGKKGAGVHGWAGNYKAALFQGSAITGPGFKGWVAEDPFEANLDEKAHGKEIHAHGYTKDEEPAYWNHGDRPLIVDTPKAGRKIFTGQTHMPTPTKALHFTNVNLFNNAKHAYEMFKNVNPNIEMIIAQDIVMTSSVQYSDFGLPANSWVEFQDLEVTASCSNPFLQIWKGGIKPVFDTRDDLWILANIAKAVGEELGGAWKQKFYDYFKFEHEGKRGIYIQRLLDTCTTTCGYKLDDIMAGKYGPPGSALMLFRTYPRIPFWEQINCDEPFYTDTGRLNSYSDVPEAIEYGENFIVHREGAEATPYLPNVIVSSNPYVRPNDYGISPDAEHWDQRTVRNIKMPWKQVRQTQNFLWGRGFKFFCLTPKTRHRVHSTWSNVDWHMIYDSSFGDPHRMDKRSPYVGEQQMHINPQAARDLGVNNGDYVYVDANPADRPYIGAKPDDPFYKVARLMLRAVFNPAYPYNTIMIKHSPYIATEKSVKAHETRPDGRALSDDGYQANLRYGSQQSLTRNWHMPMHQTDTLFHKAKVFMGFIFGGEADNHAINTVPKETLVRVTKAEDGGLGGKGIWLPATTGMSPAGESDVMKRYLAGGFVGGDGATDQPVIEEF
- a CDS encoding ethylbenzene dehydrogenase-related protein; the encoded protein is MAVVAIFLACGAQLVQGPPRWADGPSAQAASPRPTTPAEPGQDHAAPAQRHDVAEPTGDPLVARGRLLFARQCVICHGETGDGAGPFAYLMNPRPRNFLKGKFKLVTTQNQVPSDADLERTIIRGMPGSAMPPWGHLPVADLKALVAYLRSIREAAVKAELELGVKDGTFKSAEVPELLAERTHPGPAIVVPPEPKSDDLRWFNGRRVYLEACASCHGPDGHPLPEAVKFDEEGFPDPPRSFVNGIFKGGMDGPDLYCRIMKGMPGTPMPASEGTYTDDEVWDLIHYVQSLAREGSQDRAQLHQGTFTASKVSGPLPVGPKDSGWGQARPLYVGMTPLWWTDERVEGLVVQALHNGEELALRMTWLDATQDDRAVKVEEFRDAVAIQFSLSSDPPFYMGDKTDHGGVNIWMWKADRQKNIAEGYQDVDAAFPQRAADMYGECPIRAKDMSSVDWPHGKVTEHNPEFISAWGAGNLVADPTLKTPVECLVARGPGTLSGKPANVQMVQGQAVYERGVWMVQMQRTLELPCDHEHSANNADERAFSSGDYLPVSFAIWDGKAGDRDGKKNISIWQKMVIE